The following coding sequences are from one Streptomyces sp. NBC_01294 window:
- a CDS encoding carboxyl transferase domain-containing protein — protein sequence MTTTRLSARAAIASVTDPGSFTELPTPQRESTPDGPLAWTGYDASRARAAERTGEQESVVTGTARIGGREAAVISFEFGFLGGSLGRRTGDRLEAAYTHAREQRLPLVSLIATGGSRMQEGMLALTQLQRVARQSVLTRAAGLPQVAVLRDPTTGGGWATLGAGADVVLALPGAQVGFAGSRVRPADADPAAYCAEGQYAAGHVDAVAPAAHLPGTLADWLRVLAAPRPAGPVEPPAALADVRPPATGWDAVRQARHPDRPRAEAYLDAYFELRLHLSGDRAGGTDPGMLCGFGLREGRAVAYAAQCGTATRPAGYRTAARVIRLADRLGIPVLTLVDTPGAANDAAAEHAGAGAAIADTFAAVAGAAVPVTTLLIGEGGSGGALALAAPGNTWVTPDSYFSVIAPELAAAILKRPPSAAPATADQLRIRPQDLVSLGVARGIVPPTTPSPPTTPSPAAPSSPAGV from the coding sequence GTGACGACGACCCGCCTCTCGGCCCGCGCGGCCATCGCCTCCGTGACCGACCCCGGCAGCTTCACCGAACTCCCCACCCCCCAACGGGAGTCCACCCCCGACGGCCCCCTCGCCTGGACCGGCTACGACGCCTCCCGCGCCCGCGCCGCCGAACGCACCGGCGAGCAGGAGTCCGTCGTCACCGGCACCGCCCGCATCGGCGGCCGCGAAGCCGCCGTGATCTCCTTCGAGTTCGGTTTCCTCGGAGGCTCGCTCGGCCGGCGCACCGGCGACCGGCTCGAAGCCGCGTACACGCACGCCCGCGAGCAGCGCCTCCCCCTCGTCTCGCTGATCGCCACCGGCGGCTCCCGGATGCAGGAGGGCATGCTCGCGCTGACCCAGCTTCAGCGCGTGGCCCGCCAGAGCGTCCTGACCCGGGCCGCGGGGCTCCCCCAGGTCGCCGTCCTGCGCGATCCGACCACCGGCGGCGGCTGGGCCACCCTCGGGGCCGGGGCCGACGTCGTCCTCGCGCTGCCCGGAGCCCAGGTCGGGTTCGCCGGCTCCCGGGTGCGCCCGGCGGACGCGGACCCGGCGGCCTACTGCGCCGAGGGCCAGTACGCCGCCGGCCACGTGGACGCCGTGGCCCCCGCCGCGCACCTGCCCGGCACCCTCGCCGACTGGCTCCGCGTGCTGGCCGCGCCCCGGCCGGCCGGGCCCGTCGAGCCCCCGGCCGCGCTGGCCGACGTACGGCCTCCGGCCACCGGCTGGGACGCCGTCCGTCAGGCCCGCCACCCGGACCGGCCGCGCGCCGAGGCGTACCTGGACGCGTACTTCGAGCTGCGCCTGCACCTCTCCGGTGACCGGGCGGGCGGCACCGACCCCGGCATGCTGTGCGGATTCGGGCTGCGCGAGGGCCGGGCCGTGGCGTACGCCGCCCAGTGCGGCACGGCCACCCGCCCGGCGGGCTACCGTACGGCCGCCCGCGTCATCCGCCTCGCGGACCGGCTCGGCATCCCCGTGCTCACCCTGGTGGACACCCCCGGCGCGGCCAACGACGCCGCCGCCGAACACGCGGGCGCGGGCGCGGCCATCGCGGACACCTTCGCGGCGGTGGCCGGGGCGGCCGTCCCCGTCACCACCCTGCTGATCGGCGAGGGCGGCTCGGGCGGCGCCCTCGCGCTGGCCGCGCCGGGGAACACCTGGGTCACCCCGGACAGCTACTTCTCGGTCATCGCCCCGGAACTGGCGGCGGCCATCCTCAAGCGCCCCCCGTCGGCCGCCCCGGCC
- a CDS encoding LysE family transporter, which produces MSTSELMTPALAGAVAGLGVAMPMGAMSVLLLQEAMRSRRTAVAAAAGIAAVDLGYAALATATGPWVASHISPVEAWVRLASAAILLTIAAHGLSKAHPTSLTPNPAPPAPNPASPALEARGPGRSPDLSAAQAPPARPAPNPASPAFEARGPGRSPDLSAAQAPPARPAPNPAPPAFEARGPGRSPASGTGTGTRPAAKAFARYVGLTALNPTTALYFAALTTAQGATLRTGPAGAAFLLGVGLASLLWQQTLAVLGSLAGARISDTARVWTFRLGYGLVAAYALKIAFPLPSLG; this is translated from the coding sequence ATGAGCACGAGCGAACTGATGACACCGGCCCTGGCGGGCGCGGTCGCGGGGCTGGGCGTGGCGATGCCGATGGGCGCGATGAGCGTGCTGCTGCTCCAGGAGGCGATGCGGAGCCGCCGGACGGCGGTGGCCGCGGCCGCGGGCATCGCGGCGGTCGACCTCGGCTACGCGGCCCTCGCCACGGCCACGGGCCCCTGGGTGGCCTCCCACATCTCCCCGGTCGAAGCCTGGGTCCGCCTGGCCTCGGCGGCCATCCTCCTCACGATCGCAGCCCACGGCCTCTCCAAGGCCCACCCCACCTCACTGACACCAAATCCAGCCCCACCGGCGCCAAACCCAGCTTCGCCGGCGCTTGAGGCGCGGGGCCCGGGGCGGAGCCCCGATCTTTCAGCCGCACAGGCACCCCCAGCCCGGCCGGCACCAAACCCAGCCTCGCCGGCGTTTGAGGCGCGGGGTCCGGGGCGGAGCCCCGATCTTTCAGCCGCACAGGCACCCCCAGCCCGGCCGGCACCAAATCCAGCCCCGCCGGCGTTTGAGGCGCGGGGCCCGGGGCGGAGCCCCGCGTCCGGCACCGGCACCGGCACGCGCCCCGCGGCAAAGGCCTTCGCCCGCTACGTCGGCCTCACCGCCCTCAACCCCACCACCGCCCTCTACTTCGCCGCCCTCACCACCGCCCAGGGCGCCACCCTCCGCACCGGCCCGGCCGGAGCCGCCTTCCTCCTCGGCGTAGGCCTCGCCTCACTCCTCTGGCAGCAGACGCTCGCCGTCCTCGGCTCCCTCGCCGGCGCCCGCATCTCCGACACCGCCCGCGTCTGGACCTTCCGCCTCGGCTACGGCCTGGTCGCCGCCTACGCCCTCAAGATCGCCTTCCCCCTCCCCTCCCTCGGCTGA
- a CDS encoding Lrp/AsnC family transcriptional regulator yields the protein MDRLDREILGILQQDARISYRDLGVRVGLSANATADRVRRMRRDGVIRGFTVVVDPAADTAGGLVVFIDVTLRQDTTNEEFERQVAKLSGITEVVHVTGEHDYLVRARAADPAALDALLRRLKREAGVAQSNTRIALRAATRPGQP from the coding sequence ATGGACCGCCTCGACAGGGAAATCCTCGGCATCCTGCAGCAGGATGCGCGGATCTCGTACCGGGACCTCGGCGTCCGCGTCGGCCTCAGCGCCAACGCCACTGCCGACCGGGTGCGACGGATGCGCCGGGACGGGGTGATCCGCGGGTTCACCGTCGTGGTGGATCCGGCGGCCGACACCGCCGGCGGGCTCGTCGTCTTCATCGACGTCACCCTGCGCCAGGACACCACCAACGAGGAGTTCGAACGGCAGGTCGCCAAGCTGTCCGGGATCACCGAGGTCGTGCACGTGACCGGCGAGCACGACTACCTCGTACGCGCCCGGGCCGCCGACCCCGCCGCCCTCGACGCGCTGCTGCGCCGGCTGAAACGGGAGGCGGGGGTGGCCCAGTCCAACACCCGGATCGCCCTGCGCGCGGCCACCCGGCCCGGCCAGCCCTGA
- a CDS encoding sensor histidine kinase encodes MTDAGHEPERRPGGEAGEQPREQPEEDGASLPVLLEAVLSVGSELELRATLQHIVESATELSAARYGALGVVDPERVRLTELFTSGLTEAQRAAIPHLPDGRSGLLGVLLKDPRPLLLDDLTQDPRAVGLPPGHPPMRSFLGVPIRVHTEVFGNLYLTEKRGGGPFTDEDLALVRVLATQAGIAIGNARLYETARRRERWIDGAAAVTTALLAGAPAADALKCVAERARVLADAAAGVVLQPTPEGGMEIVAASTHADPGDLVGTAIAPGSPVLEQLLGGEPVFIEDSATDPRMTTHVRERFGPSMMLPLQSGGRLIGTLALPRARGGPPYDAVDQLLASQFATHAALALVLADAQHDREQLAVYEDRDRIARDLHDLVVQRLFATEMMLESTRRRASNAPSGDTVGDELSRAVDELDSTIQEVRTAIFALQQPPTDAPTTFRGRVLRETSGAAVLLGFQPSVHFAGAVDALLPEPVAVALFSALRTALAAAHRRGEATSMEVVVEATSSRVRLTVADDGRTAAGPRGTTVTWESAL; translated from the coding sequence ATGACCGACGCCGGGCACGAGCCCGAACGGCGGCCCGGCGGGGAAGCCGGCGAGCAACCCCGCGAGCAGCCCGAGGAGGACGGGGCGAGCCTCCCCGTCCTGCTGGAAGCCGTCCTCAGCGTCGGCTCCGAACTGGAGCTGCGCGCCACCCTCCAGCACATCGTGGAATCGGCGACCGAGCTGAGCGCAGCCCGGTACGGAGCGCTCGGGGTCGTCGACCCCGAGCGCGTCCGGCTGACCGAGCTGTTCACGTCCGGGCTCACCGAGGCGCAGCGGGCCGCCATCCCCCACCTGCCGGACGGGCGCTCCGGCCTGCTCGGGGTCCTCCTCAAGGACCCGCGCCCGCTCCTGCTGGACGACCTCACCCAGGACCCCCGGGCCGTCGGCCTCCCGCCGGGCCACCCTCCGATGCGCAGCTTCCTGGGCGTCCCGATCCGGGTGCACACCGAGGTCTTCGGCAACCTCTACCTCACCGAGAAGCGCGGCGGCGGCCCCTTCACGGACGAGGACCTCGCCCTGGTGCGCGTCCTCGCCACGCAGGCGGGCATCGCGATCGGCAACGCCCGGCTCTACGAGACCGCGCGCCGCCGGGAGCGCTGGATCGACGGCGCCGCCGCCGTGACCACGGCCCTGCTGGCCGGAGCCCCCGCGGCGGACGCCCTGAAGTGCGTGGCCGAACGGGCCCGGGTACTGGCGGACGCCGCGGCCGGCGTGGTGCTCCAGCCGACCCCCGAGGGCGGCATGGAGATCGTGGCCGCCTCCACGCACGCGGACCCCGGGGACCTGGTCGGCACGGCGATCGCCCCCGGCTCGCCGGTCCTGGAACAACTCCTCGGCGGCGAACCCGTCTTCATCGAGGACTCGGCGACGGATCCGCGGATGACCACGCACGTCCGGGAACGGTTCGGGCCGAGCATGATGCTTCCGCTGCAGAGCGGCGGCCGGCTGATCGGCACCCTGGCCCTGCCGCGCGCCCGCGGCGGACCCCCGTACGACGCGGTGGACCAGCTGCTCGCCTCACAGTTCGCCACGCACGCCGCGCTGGCCCTCGTCCTGGCGGACGCCCAGCACGACCGGGAGCAGCTCGCGGTGTACGAGGACCGCGACCGGATCGCGCGGGACCTGCACGACCTGGTGGTCCAGCGGCTCTTCGCCACCGAGATGATGCTCGAAAGCACCCGGCGGCGCGCCTCGAACGCCCCGTCCGGAGACACGGTGGGCGACGAACTCAGCCGCGCCGTCGACGAGCTGGACTCCACCATCCAGGAGGTCCGGACGGCCATCTTCGCCCTCCAGCAGCCGCCGACCGACGCCCCGACCACCTTCCGGGGGCGGGTCCTGCGCGAGACGAGCGGGGCCGCGGTCCTGCTCGGCTTCCAGCCGTCGGTGCACTTCGCGGGCGCGGTGGACGCCCTGCTTCCGGAGCCGGTGGCCGTCGCCCTGTTCTCCGCCCTGCGCACCGCCCTGGCCGCGGCGCACCGCCGGGGCGAGGCCACCTCCATGGAGGTGGTGGTGGAGGCGACCTCCTCCCGGGTCCGCCTCACCGTGGCGGACGACGGCCGCACCGCGGCGGGGCCCCGGGGCACGACGGTGACGTGGGAGTCGGCGCTGTAG
- a CDS encoding rod shape-determining protein, which yields MTVSLEQLRRCHVAVDLGAARTRVYVKGAGLVVDEPSVAAVNTRTGALIAVGTFAERMTGRTPDYIRVVRPVSGGTVVDIEMAQRMLRHLLGEKLRRALRRKPRLRAAACTPHDADPLAQRATVETLVGLGARRVELVDTLIAAAVGCGLPVEQPTATMIMVCGAAATQVAVLSLGSIVTAERIPVGGEAIDHAVVQHLRHAHELMLPSQAVRPLQLALHGNGLTAEGPASTLIHGRDVATGLARSVHVDTAAVRDAIHTPLTAVLDGIGKVLRDCPPDLVADLTDRGIMMVGGSALLPGLDQMLRDATGMPVAIAERPDVCAVLGLGAMLEGKIAPMVLNPLSE from the coding sequence GTGACCGTCAGTCTTGAGCAGTTGCGCCGCTGCCACGTCGCCGTCGACCTGGGGGCGGCCCGGACCCGCGTGTACGTCAAGGGCGCCGGCCTCGTGGTCGACGAGCCCAGCGTCGCCGCGGTCAACACGCGCACCGGCGCACTCATCGCCGTCGGCACCTTCGCCGAACGGATGACCGGCCGCACGCCCGACTACATCCGGGTCGTGCGCCCCGTCTCCGGCGGCACCGTCGTCGACATCGAGATGGCCCAGCGGATGCTGCGCCACCTCCTCGGCGAGAAGCTGCGGCGCGCCCTGCGCCGCAAGCCGCGGCTGCGGGCCGCCGCCTGCACCCCGCACGACGCGGACCCGCTCGCCCAGCGGGCGACGGTGGAGACCCTCGTCGGACTCGGCGCCCGGCGCGTCGAACTGGTCGACACCCTGATCGCGGCGGCCGTCGGCTGCGGACTGCCCGTGGAGCAGCCGACCGCGACGATGATCATGGTGTGCGGGGCCGCCGCCACCCAGGTGGCCGTCCTCTCCCTCGGCTCGATCGTCACCGCCGAGCGGATCCCGGTCGGCGGCGAGGCCATCGACCACGCGGTCGTCCAGCACCTGCGCCACGCGCACGAGCTGATGCTGCCCAGCCAGGCCGTCCGGCCGCTCCAACTGGCCCTGCACGGCAACGGCCTCACCGCCGAGGGACCGGCCTCCACCCTGATCCACGGCCGCGACGTGGCCACCGGACTGGCCCGTTCCGTCCACGTGGACACCGCGGCCGTGCGGGACGCCATCCACACCCCGCTGACCGCCGTCCTCGACGGCATCGGCAAGGTGCTGCGGGACTGCCCGCCGGACCTGGTGGCGGACCTGACGGACCGGGGAATCATGATGGTGGGCGGCAGCGCCCTGCTGCCGGGCCTGGACCAGATGCTGCGGGACGCCACCGGAATGCCCGTCGCCATCGCGGAACGGCCGGACGTGTGCGCCGTACTCGGTCTCGGCGCGATGCTCGAAGGGAAGATCGCCCCCATGGTCCTCAACCCGCTGTCCGAATGA
- a CDS encoding esterase/lipase family protein, with protein sequence MLTARQALPALLTLCLTLTAPLAAHAADRGPAGSSEQVSARNPVVFVHGYNADPGVWGALRADLRAAGYADSELHSFGYDTHQSVNEVLTGRLAAYVDQVRRETGAAKVDVVAHSFGSLVSRWYVKFGGGAATVGHWVSLAGPNRGTSTAWACALWDQACRDMTPGSYVVKNLNGGDETPGAVKYATFWSHCDEIVNPDDSVPLTGAANTQVGCLEHNDLLGDDGTSAGVRAFLAS encoded by the coding sequence ATGCTGACGGCCCGACAGGCCCTGCCGGCACTTCTGACGCTCTGCCTGACGCTGACGGCGCCCCTCGCGGCCCACGCCGCCGACCGGGGCCCGGCCGGGTCGTCCGAGCAGGTGTCAGCACGCAATCCGGTGGTCTTCGTGCACGGTTACAACGCCGATCCGGGCGTCTGGGGAGCCCTGCGCGCGGACCTGCGGGCCGCCGGGTACGCCGACTCGGAGCTCCACTCCTTCGGCTACGACACCCACCAGTCCGTCAACGAGGTCCTCACCGGACGGCTCGCCGCCTACGTCGACCAGGTCCGCCGCGAGACCGGCGCCGCCAAGGTCGACGTCGTCGCGCACTCCTTCGGCTCGCTGGTGAGCCGCTGGTACGTGAAGTTCGGCGGCGGCGCGGCCACCGTCGGCCACTGGGTCTCGCTGGCCGGACCCAACCGCGGCACCTCCACCGCGTGGGCCTGCGCCCTGTGGGACCAGGCGTGCCGGGACATGACGCCCGGTTCGTACGTGGTGAAGAACCTGAACGGCGGGGACGAGACCCCGGGCGCGGTGAAGTACGCGACCTTCTGGTCCCACTGCGACGAGATCGTCAACCCGGACGACAGCGTGCCGCTGACCGGGGCCGCCAACACGCAGGTCGGCTGCCTCGAGCACAACGACCTGCTCGGGGACGACGGGACCTCGGCGGGCGTACGCGCCTTCCTCGCCTCGTGA
- a CDS encoding SCO2400 family protein: MNYCHACRRHLNGALACAGCGTPAEYLIPAAPVAASVPGPAVEAPVAEAPTALADVYADSLVVLSAPNERRAGTRRRATHRRRRRTVLTIALGLLIALGGSLAVARMTAEGEGTDRAAKVVLTDDGPQQPAPLPDLPTAAPTGSGKATTKAAASTKKAGSGAPTGGVAQPGLTPSAPAPVTSGQESGTPGPGKTVQGGSGQPSESVSSGAPTSPTPAPPPPPKPTPTKDCGFLGMLCWGD, from the coding sequence ATGAACTACTGCCACGCGTGCCGGAGGCATCTCAACGGCGCACTCGCGTGCGCCGGATGCGGAACCCCGGCTGAGTACCTGATACCCGCCGCGCCCGTCGCCGCGTCCGTCCCCGGACCCGCCGTCGAGGCGCCGGTCGCCGAGGCGCCGACCGCGCTGGCCGACGTGTACGCCGACTCGCTGGTCGTGCTGTCCGCGCCGAACGAGCGAAGAGCCGGTACGCGCCGCCGGGCCACGCACCGGCGGCGCCGCCGGACCGTGCTGACCATCGCGCTCGGGCTGCTGATCGCGCTCGGGGGCTCGCTGGCGGTGGCCCGGATGACCGCCGAAGGCGAGGGCACCGACCGCGCCGCGAAGGTGGTGCTGACCGACGACGGCCCCCAGCAGCCGGCCCCGCTGCCGGACCTGCCGACGGCCGCGCCCACGGGGTCCGGCAAGGCCACCACGAAGGCGGCCGCGAGCACGAAGAAGGCCGGGTCCGGGGCGCCGACCGGGGGCGTCGCCCAGCCGGGGCTGACACCCTCCGCGCCCGCTCCCGTCACGTCGGGGCAGGAGTCCGGTACCCCCGGCCCGGGGAAGACCGTGCAGGGAGGGTCGGGTCAGCCCTCCGAGAGCGTTTCCAGCGGTGCGCCGACGTCGCCCACACCCGCGCCCCCGCCCCCGCCGAAGCCCACGCCGACCAAGGACTGCGGCTTCCTGGGCATGCTGTGCTGGGGCGACTGA
- a CDS encoding MarR family winged helix-turn-helix transcriptional regulator has protein sequence MPSRRVDPVTVEVVELIGDVVARYHMEYEHAAASHQLTGAQAKVLNLLSLEPMPMRRIAQKLRCEPSNVTGIVDRLERGGLVERRPDPADRRVKLAAPTEEGLQTAERLRESLDFAREPLAGLSPAERAVLRDLLKRMLGG, from the coding sequence ATGCCCAGTCGTCGCGTAGACCCAGTGACCGTCGAGGTCGTCGAACTCATCGGCGATGTCGTGGCCCGGTACCACATGGAGTACGAGCACGCGGCCGCCAGCCATCAGCTGACCGGCGCCCAGGCCAAGGTGCTGAACCTGCTCTCCCTGGAGCCCATGCCGATGCGCCGCATCGCGCAGAAGCTGAGGTGCGAGCCCTCGAACGTGACCGGGATCGTCGACCGGCTGGAGCGGGGCGGCCTGGTCGAGCGCCGCCCGGACCCCGCCGACCGGCGGGTCAAGCTGGCCGCCCCCACCGAGGAGGGGCTGCAGACGGCGGAGCGGCTGCGCGAGTCGCTGGACTTCGCGCGCGAACCGCTGGCAGGGCTGTCCCCGGCGGAGCGGGCGGTGCTGCGGGACCTGCTCAAGCGGATGCTGGGAGGCTAG
- a CDS encoding NADP-dependent oxidoreductase: MSEIPAVSREWHLVRRPQGWPVAEDFALREVPVSAEPAAGRILVRNLHMSVDPYMRGRMNDVKSYIPPFQLDEPMQGGAVGEVVASAAEGFAVGDHVLHHLGWREYAELDAKFATKVDASLAPLSAYLGVLGMPGLTAYAGLFEVASFKEGDSVFVSGAAGAVGSLVGQFAKIKGASRVIGSAGSDDKVTLLTEKYGFDAAFNYKNGPVAEQLPAAAPEGIDVYFDNVGGDHLEAAISSMKVNGRATLCGAIAGYNDTEAAPGPRNLMQVIGKRLRLQGILVNDHAGLQQQFVQDVAGWLRSGELRYDETVVEGVENATSAFLGMLRGENTGKMIVSFTG; encoded by the coding sequence ATGTCTGAGATCCCCGCCGTCAGCCGCGAGTGGCACCTCGTCCGTCGCCCGCAGGGCTGGCCCGTCGCCGAGGACTTCGCCCTGCGCGAGGTGCCCGTGTCCGCCGAGCCCGCCGCCGGCCGGATCCTCGTACGCAACCTGCACATGTCCGTGGACCCGTACATGCGCGGCCGGATGAACGACGTGAAGTCGTACATCCCGCCCTTCCAGCTGGACGAGCCGATGCAGGGCGGCGCCGTCGGCGAGGTCGTCGCCTCCGCCGCCGAGGGCTTCGCCGTCGGCGACCACGTGCTGCACCACCTGGGCTGGCGCGAGTACGCGGAGCTCGACGCGAAGTTCGCCACCAAGGTGGACGCCTCGCTCGCCCCGCTCTCCGCCTACCTCGGCGTCCTCGGCATGCCGGGCCTGACCGCCTACGCCGGCCTCTTCGAGGTCGCCTCCTTCAAGGAGGGCGACTCCGTCTTCGTCTCCGGCGCCGCCGGTGCGGTCGGCAGCCTCGTCGGCCAGTTCGCCAAGATCAAGGGCGCCTCCCGGGTCATCGGCTCCGCCGGCTCGGACGACAAGGTGACGCTGCTCACGGAGAAGTACGGCTTCGACGCCGCCTTCAACTACAAGAACGGCCCCGTCGCCGAGCAGCTGCCGGCCGCGGCCCCCGAGGGCATCGACGTCTACTTCGACAACGTCGGCGGTGACCACCTGGAGGCCGCCATCTCCTCGATGAAGGTGAACGGCCGGGCCACCCTGTGCGGCGCGATCGCCGGCTACAACGACACCGAGGCCGCCCCCGGCCCGCGCAACCTGATGCAGGTCATCGGCAAGCGCCTGCGCCTGCAGGGCATCCTCGTCAACGACCACGCCGGACTGCAGCAGCAGTTCGTCCAGGACGTCGCCGGATGGCTGCGTTCCGGCGAGCTGCGCTACGACGAGACGGTCGTCGAGGGCGTCGAGAACGCCACCTCGGCCTTCCTCGGCATGCTCCGCGGCGAGAACACCGGAAAGATGATCGTTTCTTTCACCGGTTAG
- a CDS encoding organic hydroperoxide resistance protein, which produces MSIQQSDVAYTAVATAENGRDGRVATNDGQLDVVVNPPKELGGSGAGTNPEQLFAAGYSACFQGALGVVAKNVNADISGSTVTAEVGIGKNDEGFGLIVKISAVIPNVDAATAKELIEKAHEVCPYSKATRGNITVELAV; this is translated from the coding sequence ATGTCCATCCAGCAGTCCGACGTCGCGTACACCGCCGTTGCCACCGCCGAGAACGGCCGTGACGGCCGCGTCGCCACCAACGACGGCCAGCTCGACGTCGTCGTGAACCCGCCGAAGGAGCTCGGTGGCAGCGGCGCCGGTACCAACCCGGAGCAGCTGTTCGCCGCCGGCTACAGCGCCTGCTTCCAGGGCGCCCTGGGCGTCGTCGCCAAGAACGTGAACGCCGACATCTCCGGCTCCACGGTCACCGCCGAGGTCGGCATCGGCAAGAACGACGAGGGCTTCGGTCTGATCGTCAAGATCTCCGCCGTGATCCCCAACGTGGACGCCGCCACCGCCAAGGAGCTCATCGAGAAGGCCCACGAGGTCTGCCCGTACTCCAAGGCCACCCGCGGCAACATCACCGTCGAGCTCGCCGTCTGA
- a CDS encoding EI24 domain-containing protein codes for MRDLAGGFRYLLAGQRWVFGHGRWFGFGLLPGLVSLVLYAGALIGLGYGADDLSAWATPFADGWSSPWLAIFRGFLTALVFSLGLFLAVITFTAVTLLIGQPFYESLSEQVDRSEGGEVPESGLPLWLELWISARDSVKVLARVLLYGILLFALGFIPVIGQTVVPVLGFCVSGYFLTQELTAVALQRRKVDLPDRLALLRSRRMLVLGFGVPLVLAFIVPLVAVFLMPGAVAGATLMARDLMRADEAPAAESTPAGFGPPPPAYS; via the coding sequence ATGCGTGATCTTGCGGGGGGCTTCCGGTATCTGCTGGCCGGACAGCGATGGGTGTTCGGCCACGGCCGGTGGTTCGGCTTCGGGCTGCTGCCCGGGCTGGTCTCGCTGGTCCTCTACGCCGGCGCGCTGATCGGGCTCGGCTACGGAGCCGACGACCTGAGCGCCTGGGCGACGCCCTTCGCCGACGGCTGGTCCTCACCGTGGCTCGCGATCTTCCGCGGCTTCCTGACCGCGCTGGTCTTCAGCCTCGGGCTCTTCCTCGCGGTGATCACCTTCACCGCCGTGACCCTGCTGATCGGCCAGCCCTTCTACGAGTCCCTCTCGGAGCAGGTCGACCGCAGCGAGGGCGGCGAGGTCCCCGAGTCCGGGCTCCCGCTCTGGCTGGAGCTGTGGATCTCGGCCCGCGACAGCGTGAAGGTGCTCGCCCGCGTCCTGCTGTACGGGATCCTGCTCTTCGCCCTCGGCTTCATCCCGGTGATCGGGCAGACCGTGGTCCCGGTGCTCGGGTTCTGTGTCTCCGGATACTTCCTCACCCAGGAGCTCACCGCCGTGGCCCTGCAGCGGCGCAAGGTGGACCTGCCCGACCGGCTGGCGCTGCTGCGGTCGCGGCGGATGCTCGTGCTGGGCTTCGGCGTGCCGCTGGTGCTGGCCTTCATCGTGCCGCTGGTCGCGGTGTTCCTGATGCCGGGAGCGGTGGCGGGGGCCACCCTGATGGCGCGCGACCTCATGCGCGCCGACGAGGCTCCGGCCGCCGAATCCACCCCCGCGGGCTTCGGACCGCCCCCGCCGGCGTACTCGTAA
- a CDS encoding NAD(P)-dependent oxidoreductase, which yields MTDNAPKNSLTLLGLGDMGTALARTWLAAGHRLTVWNRTAAKAAAPAAEGAVVAASPAEAVAANGLVVICLLDDATVGSALDGVDLTGKDLVDLTTGTPAEGRARAAWAEERGARFVDGGIMATPTMIGVPEAGGYVFYSGSRALFDTHRATLEVPAGARFVGEDPGHAALHDVALLSAMYGMFAGISHAYALIEGEDIAPKDLAPLLSEWLGAMGFFVGSAAERLTSRDFTTGVVSSLAMQTAASGTLLRTAEQQGVSAELISPYLDLMRRRLTADPAAHGGEDTAGAITLLKR from the coding sequence ATGACCGACAACGCACCGAAGAACTCGCTCACCCTGCTCGGACTCGGCGACATGGGCACCGCCCTCGCCCGCACCTGGCTCGCCGCCGGGCACCGCCTGACCGTCTGGAACCGCACCGCCGCCAAGGCCGCGGCGCCGGCCGCCGAAGGGGCCGTCGTCGCCGCGAGCCCGGCCGAGGCCGTCGCGGCGAACGGGCTGGTCGTGATCTGCCTGCTGGACGACGCCACCGTCGGCTCCGCCCTGGACGGCGTCGACCTGACCGGCAAGGACCTCGTCGACCTCACCACCGGCACCCCGGCCGAGGGGCGCGCACGGGCCGCCTGGGCCGAGGAGCGCGGGGCCCGGTTCGTGGACGGCGGGATCATGGCCACGCCGACGATGATCGGCGTCCCCGAGGCCGGGGGCTACGTCTTCTACAGCGGCTCGCGCGCACTGTTCGACACCCACCGGGCGACGCTGGAGGTACCGGCCGGGGCCCGTTTCGTCGGCGAGGACCCCGGGCACGCGGCGCTGCACGACGTGGCGCTGCTCAGCGCGATGTACGGGATGTTCGCCGGCATCTCGCACGCCTACGCGCTGATCGAGGGCGAGGACATCGCCCCGAAGGACCTGGCTCCGCTGCTGTCCGAGTGGCTCGGCGCGATGGGCTTCTTCGTCGGCAGCGCCGCCGAGCGGCTGACCTCGCGGGACTTCACCACCGGGGTGGTGTCCAGCCTGGCGATGCAGACCGCGGCCAGCGGCACCCTGCTGCGCACGGCCGAGCAGCAGGGGGTCAGCGCCGAGCTGATCTCCCCGTACCTGGACCTGATGCGCCGCCGGCTGACCGCCGATCCGGCCGCCCACGGCGGGGAGGACACGGCGGGGGCGATCACGCTGCTGAAGCGGTAG